One window of Arvicola amphibius chromosome 6, mArvAmp1.2, whole genome shotgun sequence genomic DNA carries:
- the LOC119817267 gene encoding vesicle-associated membrane protein 3-like: MSPPTLGQLPPPLPLWPSGSSSAASGSNCRLQQTQNQVDEVVDIMRVNMDKALERDQKLSEIDDRADALQASQLKSSAVKLKRKYWRKNFKMWAIGISVLVIVVIIIIV; encoded by the coding sequence ATGAGTCCTCCGACCCTCGGCCAGTTGCCGCCTCCGCTACCACTGTGGCCTTCAGGAAGTTCAAGTGCTGCCTCTGGCAGTAACTGCAGACTCCAGCAGACACAGAATCAAGTAGATGAGGTGGTTGATATCATGAGAGTCAACATGGACAAGGCGTTAGAAAGAGATCAGAAGCTCTCGGAGATAGATGATCGTGCAGATGCACTGCAGGCTTCTCAGCTTAAATCAAGTGCTGTGAAGCTGAAGAGAAAGTACTGGCGGAAGAACTTCAAGATGTGGGCGATAGGGATCAGTGTCCTGGTGATTGttgtcatcatcattattgtgtGA